Proteins co-encoded in one Malus sylvestris chromosome 9, drMalSylv7.2, whole genome shotgun sequence genomic window:
- the LOC126634578 gene encoding GDSL esterase/lipase APG-like, producing MESHFLRAAAFGLVLAFAFVIGGNYAQESTTLVPAIMTFGDSAVDVGNNDYLPTIFKANYPPYGRDFVSHQPTGRFCNGKLATDITADTLGFTTYPPAYLSPQASGKNLLIGANFASAASGYDEKAATLNHAIPLSQQLQYYKEYQTKLAKVAGSKKAASIIKDALYLLSAGNSDFLQNYYVNPFVNKVYTPDQYGSILVGVFQGFVKDLYHLGARKIGVTSLPPLGCLPAAITLFGNHEQGCVARINSDAQGFNKKINSAAGNLQKQLSGLNIVIFDIYKPLYDVIKAPANYGFTEARRGCCGTGIVETTSLLCNPKSIGTCSNATQYVFWDSVHPSQAANQVLADALITQGISLIG from the exons ATGGAAAGCCATTTCTTGAGAGCAGCagcttttggtttggttttggcttTTGCGTTTGTGATTGGAGGAAATTATGCACAAGAGTCAACCACACTTGTTCCGGCAATCATGACGTTTGGAGACTCTGCAGTTGATGTGGGCAACAATGACTACCTCCCTACCATTTTCAAGGCTAATTACCCTCCTTATGGAAGGGACTTTGTGAGCCATCAGCCTACTGGGAGGTTTTGCAATGGCAAACTGGCAACTGACATCACTG CCGACACTCTGGGGTTCACTACTTATCCGCCGGCGTATCTTAGCCCCCAAGCATCAGGGAAAAACCTTCTGATCGGAGCCAACTTCGCTTCAGCTGCATCTGGTTACGATGAAAAGGCAGCAACCTTAAAC CATGCAATCCCATTGTCCCAGCAGCTGCAATATTATAAGGAATACCAGACAAAGCTTGCCAAGGTAGCAGGCAGCAAGAAAGCGGCGTCGATCATCAAGGATGCTCTCTATTTACTGAGTGCCGGAAACAGTGACTTTCTTCAGAATTACTATGTCAACCCTTTTGTTAACAAAGTCTACACTCCTGACCAGTATGGCTCCATCCTTGTTGGTGTCTTCCAAGGCTTCGTTAAG GATTTGTATCACCTGGGAGCCAGGAAGATCGGTGTGACCTCACTCCCTCCATTGGGTTGCCTTCCGGCTGCAATCACCTTATTTGGAAACCATGAGCAAGGATGTGTCGCTAGAATCAACTCCGATGCCCAAGGGTTTAACAAGAAGATAAATTCCGCAGCGGGAAATCTCCAAAAGCAACTTTCCGGTCTTAACATCGTCATCTTCGACATTTACAAGCCGCTCTATGATGTCATTAAAGCCCCAGCAAATTACG GATTCACCGAAGCGAGGAGAGGTTGCTGTGGAACGGGAATTGTAGAGACAACATCACTGCTGTGCAATCCCAAGTCGATTGGAACTTGTTCTAATGCGACTCAATACGTGTTTTGGGACAGCGTCCATCCGTCTCAAGCCGCTAACCAAGTTCTTGCCGATGCATTGATCACCCAAGGCATCTCCCTCATTGGATAA
- the LOC126634576 gene encoding polyadenylate-binding protein 6-like isoform X2: protein MAAELSDPKTPVPPPPPAPPLTPTVTVRPQAPADPEKKFSLYVGDLDPYVTDDDLLATFRFIGPIASVRVCRDSHSGESLRYGYVNFYSHSHASKAMACLNYTELKGKTMRIMWYQRDPAPRKTGLGNVFVKNLNPEITSTHLQDMFMEFGTILSCKVAEINGKSKGFGFVQFEKEESAMAAVNALNDTIIKGKKYVSKFVKKSERIPAQDESKFTNLFVKNLDEHVTEDLLREMFSQYGSVHSLVIMKDEKGKSKGFGFVNFESPEEAKKAVEGMNGALLGSKHLFVGRAQRKAERERLLKCKEEMLNSQIEKLESMNLYVKNLAESVDDSKLGEHFSAFGKILSAKVMRDGNGMSRGFGFVCFSTLQEAAKARSNLNGAMFEGRKLYVAVAQRKEDRCKALQDYCTLQLPQRSLQSPNWPALHPVQYSVSPRPPTAPLLCPPVMHQSFGTNVDAHYPFVLSRQPQWGSSTRNENFQKNSRTYANSNVHTNSWNHGGYEATGNRKKVYKQSGAAAGSSRSATTGGRAPLTEASITGSSNSKTTLRDRRRLFVENLQPGRAAQITGTSGMLWELNSSEKAAAQVLKVANGTRTSADRPCSLRVAAT, encoded by the exons ATGGCGGCAGAGCTCTCAGACCCCAAAACCCCAgtgccgccaccaccaccagccCCTCCACTAACGCCGACAGTAACAGTGCGACCGCAGGCGCCGGCCGATCCTGAGAAGAAGTTCTCGCTGTATGTAGGCGACCTGGACCCATACGTCACCGACGACGACCTCCTCGCTACTTTTCGTTTCATCGGTCCCATCGCCTCCGTCCGTGTCTGCCGTGACTCTCACTCCGGCGAGTCCCTCCGCTACGGCTATGTCAACTTCTACTCACACTCTCACG CATCCAAGGCTATGGCTTGTCTGAACTACACTGAGCTGAAAGGCAAAACCATGAGAATCATGTGGTATCAGAGGGATCCCGCTCCAAGGAAAACTGGTCTTGGAAATGTCTTTGTGAAGAACCTGAACCCTGAAATCACCAGCACTCACTTGCAGGACATGTTCATGGAGTTCGGGACTATACTCTCTTGCAAGGTAGCCGAAATAAATGGGAAGAgcaagggttttgggtttgtcCAGTTTGAAAAAGAGGAATCGGCTATGGCTGCTGTCAATGCTCTCAATGATACAATCATTAAGGGGAAGAA ATATGTATCGAAATTTGTGAAGAAAAGTGAGAGGATACCAGCCCAGGATGAATCCAAATTTACGAATCTGTTTGTGAAAAATCTGGATGAACATGTAACTGAAGATCTGCTTCGAGAGATGTTCTCTCAGTACGGAAGTGTTCATAGTCTTGTCATCATGAAGGATGAGAAAGGGAAGTCAAAAGGTTTCGGGTTTGTTAACTTTGAGTCACCAGAAGAGGCTAAGAAGGCTGTTGAGGGAATGAATGGCGCACTGCTGG GATCAAAACATTTGTTTGTAGGAAGGGCTCAAAGGAAAGCTGAGAGGGAAAGGCTTTTAAAATGTAAAGAGGAAATGCTGAACAGTCAGATTGAGAAACTTGAGTCTATGAATCTCTATGTTAAGAATCTAGCTGAATCTGTTGATGATAGCAAATTAGGAGAACATTTCAGTGCCTTTGGGAAGATTCTATCTGCGAAAGTGATGCGTGATGGCAACGGGATGAGCAGaggttttggttttgtttgcTTCTCAACTCTTCAAGAAGCTGCAAAAGCTCGCAGTAATCTTAATG GAGCTATGTTTGAAGGACGAAAACTTTATGTGGCTGTAGCTCAACGAAAAGAAGATCGCTGCAAGGCTTTGCAAGATTACTGTACTCTTCAGCTACCACAAAGATCTTTGCAATCTCCAAACTGGCCTGCCCTGCACCCGGTCCAGTACAGCGTTTCCCCAAGGCCTCCTACGGCTCCTCTGTTATGCCCGCCAGTCATGCATCAAAGTTTTGGTACTAATGTTGATGCGCATTACCCTTTT GTTCTAAGCAGACAACCACAGTGGGGTAGCAGCACTAGGAATGAGAATTTCCAGAAGAAT TCCAGGACATATGCTAACTCAAATGTTCATACCAACTCTTGGAATCATGGAGGTTATGAAGCTACAGGAAACCGGAAGAAGGTTTACAAACAGAGTGGAGCCGCTGCAGGAAGTTCAAGATCAGCAACTACAGGAGGCAGAGCTCCTCTCACTGAAGCATCAATCACTGGGAGCTCCAACTCGAAGACAACTCTAAGGGATCGACGCCGCTTGTTTGTTGAGAACCTTCAG CCTGGGCGTGCAGCACAGATAACAGGAACATCGGGAATGCTGTGGGAGTTGAACAGTTCTGAGAAAGCAGCAGCTCAAGTTTTGAAGGTGGCAAATGGTACCAGGACCAGCGCAGATCGTCCATGTTCGCTAAGGGTGGCCGCTACTTGA
- the LOC126634576 gene encoding polyadenylate-binding protein 6-like isoform X1: MAAELSDPKTPVPPPPPAPPLTPTVTVRPQAPADPEKKFSLYVGDLDPYVTDDDLLATFRFIGPIASVRVCRDSHSGESLRYGYVNFYSHSHASKAMACLNYTELKGKTMRIMWYQRDPAPRKTGLGNVFVKNLNPEITSTHLQDMFMEFGTILSCKVAEINGKSKGFGFVQFEKEESAMAAVNALNDTIIKGKKLYVSKFVKKSERIPAQDESKFTNLFVKNLDEHVTEDLLREMFSQYGSVHSLVIMKDEKGKSKGFGFVNFESPEEAKKAVEGMNGALLGSKHLFVGRAQRKAERERLLKCKEEMLNSQIEKLESMNLYVKNLAESVDDSKLGEHFSAFGKILSAKVMRDGNGMSRGFGFVCFSTLQEAAKARSNLNGAMFEGRKLYVAVAQRKEDRCKALQDYCTLQLPQRSLQSPNWPALHPVQYSVSPRPPTAPLLCPPVMHQSFGTNVDAHYPFVLSRQPQWGSSTRNENFQKNSRTYANSNVHTNSWNHGGYEATGNRKKVYKQSGAAAGSSRSATTGGRAPLTEASITGSSNSKTTLRDRRRLFVENLQPGRAAQITGTSGMLWELNSSEKAAAQVLKVANGTRTSADRPCSLRVAAT; encoded by the exons ATGGCGGCAGAGCTCTCAGACCCCAAAACCCCAgtgccgccaccaccaccagccCCTCCACTAACGCCGACAGTAACAGTGCGACCGCAGGCGCCGGCCGATCCTGAGAAGAAGTTCTCGCTGTATGTAGGCGACCTGGACCCATACGTCACCGACGACGACCTCCTCGCTACTTTTCGTTTCATCGGTCCCATCGCCTCCGTCCGTGTCTGCCGTGACTCTCACTCCGGCGAGTCCCTCCGCTACGGCTATGTCAACTTCTACTCACACTCTCACG CATCCAAGGCTATGGCTTGTCTGAACTACACTGAGCTGAAAGGCAAAACCATGAGAATCATGTGGTATCAGAGGGATCCCGCTCCAAGGAAAACTGGTCTTGGAAATGTCTTTGTGAAGAACCTGAACCCTGAAATCACCAGCACTCACTTGCAGGACATGTTCATGGAGTTCGGGACTATACTCTCTTGCAAGGTAGCCGAAATAAATGGGAAGAgcaagggttttgggtttgtcCAGTTTGAAAAAGAGGAATCGGCTATGGCTGCTGTCAATGCTCTCAATGATACAATCATTAAGGGGAAGAAGTT ATATGTATCGAAATTTGTGAAGAAAAGTGAGAGGATACCAGCCCAGGATGAATCCAAATTTACGAATCTGTTTGTGAAAAATCTGGATGAACATGTAACTGAAGATCTGCTTCGAGAGATGTTCTCTCAGTACGGAAGTGTTCATAGTCTTGTCATCATGAAGGATGAGAAAGGGAAGTCAAAAGGTTTCGGGTTTGTTAACTTTGAGTCACCAGAAGAGGCTAAGAAGGCTGTTGAGGGAATGAATGGCGCACTGCTGG GATCAAAACATTTGTTTGTAGGAAGGGCTCAAAGGAAAGCTGAGAGGGAAAGGCTTTTAAAATGTAAAGAGGAAATGCTGAACAGTCAGATTGAGAAACTTGAGTCTATGAATCTCTATGTTAAGAATCTAGCTGAATCTGTTGATGATAGCAAATTAGGAGAACATTTCAGTGCCTTTGGGAAGATTCTATCTGCGAAAGTGATGCGTGATGGCAACGGGATGAGCAGaggttttggttttgtttgcTTCTCAACTCTTCAAGAAGCTGCAAAAGCTCGCAGTAATCTTAATG GAGCTATGTTTGAAGGACGAAAACTTTATGTGGCTGTAGCTCAACGAAAAGAAGATCGCTGCAAGGCTTTGCAAGATTACTGTACTCTTCAGCTACCACAAAGATCTTTGCAATCTCCAAACTGGCCTGCCCTGCACCCGGTCCAGTACAGCGTTTCCCCAAGGCCTCCTACGGCTCCTCTGTTATGCCCGCCAGTCATGCATCAAAGTTTTGGTACTAATGTTGATGCGCATTACCCTTTT GTTCTAAGCAGACAACCACAGTGGGGTAGCAGCACTAGGAATGAGAATTTCCAGAAGAAT TCCAGGACATATGCTAACTCAAATGTTCATACCAACTCTTGGAATCATGGAGGTTATGAAGCTACAGGAAACCGGAAGAAGGTTTACAAACAGAGTGGAGCCGCTGCAGGAAGTTCAAGATCAGCAACTACAGGAGGCAGAGCTCCTCTCACTGAAGCATCAATCACTGGGAGCTCCAACTCGAAGACAACTCTAAGGGATCGACGCCGCTTGTTTGTTGAGAACCTTCAG CCTGGGCGTGCAGCACAGATAACAGGAACATCGGGAATGCTGTGGGAGTTGAACAGTTCTGAGAAAGCAGCAGCTCAAGTTTTGAAGGTGGCAAATGGTACCAGGACCAGCGCAGATCGTCCATGTTCGCTAAGGGTGGCCGCTACTTGA
- the LOC126634576 gene encoding polyadenylate-binding protein 6-like isoform X3 — MAAELSDPKTPVPPPPPAPPLTPTVTVRPQAPADPEKKFSLYVGDLDPYVTDDDLLATFRFIGPIASVRVCRDSHSGESLRYGYVNFYSHSHASKAMACLNYTELKGKTMRIMWYQRDPAPRKTGLGNVFVKNLNPEITSTHLQDMFMEFGTILSCKVAEINGKSKGFGFVQFEKEESAMAAVNALNDTIIKGKKFERIPAQDESKFTNLFVKNLDEHVTEDLLREMFSQYGSVHSLVIMKDEKGKSKGFGFVNFESPEEAKKAVEGMNGALLGSKHLFVGRAQRKAERERLLKCKEEMLNSQIEKLESMNLYVKNLAESVDDSKLGEHFSAFGKILSAKVMRDGNGMSRGFGFVCFSTLQEAAKARSNLNGAMFEGRKLYVAVAQRKEDRCKALQDYCTLQLPQRSLQSPNWPALHPVQYSVSPRPPTAPLLCPPVMHQSFGTNVDAHYPFVLSRQPQWGSSTRNENFQKNSRTYANSNVHTNSWNHGGYEATGNRKKVYKQSGAAAGSSRSATTGGRAPLTEASITGSSNSKTTLRDRRRLFVENLQPGRAAQITGTSGMLWELNSSEKAAAQVLKVANGTRTSADRPCSLRVAAT, encoded by the exons ATGGCGGCAGAGCTCTCAGACCCCAAAACCCCAgtgccgccaccaccaccagccCCTCCACTAACGCCGACAGTAACAGTGCGACCGCAGGCGCCGGCCGATCCTGAGAAGAAGTTCTCGCTGTATGTAGGCGACCTGGACCCATACGTCACCGACGACGACCTCCTCGCTACTTTTCGTTTCATCGGTCCCATCGCCTCCGTCCGTGTCTGCCGTGACTCTCACTCCGGCGAGTCCCTCCGCTACGGCTATGTCAACTTCTACTCACACTCTCACG CATCCAAGGCTATGGCTTGTCTGAACTACACTGAGCTGAAAGGCAAAACCATGAGAATCATGTGGTATCAGAGGGATCCCGCTCCAAGGAAAACTGGTCTTGGAAATGTCTTTGTGAAGAACCTGAACCCTGAAATCACCAGCACTCACTTGCAGGACATGTTCATGGAGTTCGGGACTATACTCTCTTGCAAGGTAGCCGAAATAAATGGGAAGAgcaagggttttgggtttgtcCAGTTTGAAAAAGAGGAATCGGCTATGGCTGCTGTCAATGCTCTCAATGATACAATCATTAAGGGGAAGAAGTT TGAGAGGATACCAGCCCAGGATGAATCCAAATTTACGAATCTGTTTGTGAAAAATCTGGATGAACATGTAACTGAAGATCTGCTTCGAGAGATGTTCTCTCAGTACGGAAGTGTTCATAGTCTTGTCATCATGAAGGATGAGAAAGGGAAGTCAAAAGGTTTCGGGTTTGTTAACTTTGAGTCACCAGAAGAGGCTAAGAAGGCTGTTGAGGGAATGAATGGCGCACTGCTGG GATCAAAACATTTGTTTGTAGGAAGGGCTCAAAGGAAAGCTGAGAGGGAAAGGCTTTTAAAATGTAAAGAGGAAATGCTGAACAGTCAGATTGAGAAACTTGAGTCTATGAATCTCTATGTTAAGAATCTAGCTGAATCTGTTGATGATAGCAAATTAGGAGAACATTTCAGTGCCTTTGGGAAGATTCTATCTGCGAAAGTGATGCGTGATGGCAACGGGATGAGCAGaggttttggttttgtttgcTTCTCAACTCTTCAAGAAGCTGCAAAAGCTCGCAGTAATCTTAATG GAGCTATGTTTGAAGGACGAAAACTTTATGTGGCTGTAGCTCAACGAAAAGAAGATCGCTGCAAGGCTTTGCAAGATTACTGTACTCTTCAGCTACCACAAAGATCTTTGCAATCTCCAAACTGGCCTGCCCTGCACCCGGTCCAGTACAGCGTTTCCCCAAGGCCTCCTACGGCTCCTCTGTTATGCCCGCCAGTCATGCATCAAAGTTTTGGTACTAATGTTGATGCGCATTACCCTTTT GTTCTAAGCAGACAACCACAGTGGGGTAGCAGCACTAGGAATGAGAATTTCCAGAAGAAT TCCAGGACATATGCTAACTCAAATGTTCATACCAACTCTTGGAATCATGGAGGTTATGAAGCTACAGGAAACCGGAAGAAGGTTTACAAACAGAGTGGAGCCGCTGCAGGAAGTTCAAGATCAGCAACTACAGGAGGCAGAGCTCCTCTCACTGAAGCATCAATCACTGGGAGCTCCAACTCGAAGACAACTCTAAGGGATCGACGCCGCTTGTTTGTTGAGAACCTTCAG CCTGGGCGTGCAGCACAGATAACAGGAACATCGGGAATGCTGTGGGAGTTGAACAGTTCTGAGAAAGCAGCAGCTCAAGTTTTGAAGGTGGCAAATGGTACCAGGACCAGCGCAGATCGTCCATGTTCGCTAAGGGTGGCCGCTACTTGA
- the LOC126582937 gene encoding protein CHUP1, chloroplastic isoform X2, with product MHMPKVCNVNCTSSVSPCSKHGGGKDGLLLPVFNELVEEFDFGAANSGFSPRKNVETSRSDAETPKAYRSDMDEYEQEIRHLRNIVRSLQERERSLEVQLLEYYGLKEQETAVMELQNQLKINGMEAKLFSLKIQSLEADNRRLESQVADHAKVVAELEATRAKIKILKKKLRFEAEQNKEQILALKKRVEKFHDSEAADSNSDIQLKLRRIKDLEDEAEELKKSNLKLQLENSELARSLESTQILANSILEGPEAEALKEMSKRLRQENDDLTKEIQQLHVDRCSDVEELVYLRWINACLRYELRNYQPQSGKTVARDLSKSLSPRSEEKAKQLIVEYANTEGFGDKSIDFDSEQWSSSQASFFTDSPEFDDFSVDNSSATKTNTSSKTKLFSKLRRLIQGKDTPYHNQAVSTEKTGYAEDIESPSLFFSSSKSPAAYGGQEGQSNIFATSFHSSSKASLDLPRWRSPKEQDTKDVRRAQRHSDVGTPSGYKTFSREGSADFPLKDRSDQDSDSTEKAELVKYAEALVNSRGTTPNVHRKSASAS from the exons ATGCACATGCCAAAGGTCTGTAATGTTAATTGCACTTCCAGTGTTTCTCCATGCAGCAAACACGGTGGAGGCAAAGATGGGTTACTCTTACCAGTGTTCAATGAGCTTGTGGAGGAATTTGACTTTGGTGCTGCAAATTCTGGGTTTTCTCCAAGGAAGAATGTCGAAACTTCTAGGTCAGATGCAGAGACTCCCAAAGCATATCGATCAGATATGGATGAATATGAGCAAGAAATCAGACACCTCAGAAACATAGTTAGATCGCTTCAAGAGAGGGAGCGGAGTCTTGAAGTCCAGTTGCTCGAGTACTATGGTCTTAAAGAGCAGGAGACTGCTGTTATGGAGCTCCAAAACCAGTTGAAGATAAACGGTATGGAGGCTAAGCTTTTCTCTCTCAAGATTCAGTCCTTAGAGGCAGATAACCGAAGACTGGAGTCACAAGTGGCCGATCATGCAAAAGTGGTGGCCGAGCTTGAGGCTACTAGGGCAAAAATTAAGATTCTAAAGAAGAAACTCAGATTTGAAGCTGAACAGAACAAAGAACAGATATTAGCTCTGAAGAAAAGAGTAGAGAAGTTTCACGATAGCGAAGCTGCTGATAGTAATTCAGATATTCAATTGAAGTTGAGAAGGATAAAAGATTTGGAGGATGAAGCCGAAGAGTTGAAAAAGTCTAATTTGAAATTGCAACTCGAAAACTCTGAATTGGCACGGAGCCTAGAGTCCACACAAATCCTTGCAAATTCTATCTTGGAAGGTCCGGAG GCAGAAGCATTGAAGGAAATGAGTAAGCGTTTAAGACAAGAAAATGATGATTTGACAAAGGAAATTCAGCAACTCCATGTTGATCGGTGTTCTGATGTTGAAGAATTAGTTTACCTCCGGTGGATAAATGCTTGCTTACGCTATGAACTGCGGAATTATCAGCCCCAATCTGGTAAAACGGTGGCAAGGGACTTAAGTAAATCATTAAGCCCAAGATCAGAGGAGAAAGCCAAGCAGCTAATAGTTGAATATGCAAACACTGAAGGATTCGGGGATAAGAGCATTGATTTTGATTCTGAACAATGGTCATCCTCCCAAGCTTCATTTTTCACAGATTCCCCCgagtttgatgacttttctgtcGACAATTCATCTGCTACAAAAACCAACACGTCGAGTAAAACCAAATTGTTTAGCAAGCTTAGGAGACTCATACAGGGAAAAGACACTCCTTATCACAACCAGGCTGTGTCAACAGagaaaactggatatgcagaaGATATTGAGTCTCCATCTCTGTTTTTCAGTTCAAGTAAATCACCAGCAGCTTATGGTGGACAAGAGGGTCAAAGTAACATATTTGCAACTTCGTTTCATAGTTCATCAAAAGCTTCTttagaccttcccagatggaGGAGCCCAAAGGAACAGGATACCAAGGATGTACGCAGGGCTCAAAGGCATAGTGATGTGGGAACCCCCTCCGGGTATAAGACCTTCAGCAGGGAAGGTTCTGCGGATTTCCCACTCAAAGATCGATCAGACCAAGACTCAGACTCTACTGAGAAAGCTGAGTTGGTGAAGTATGCAGAAGCTTTGGTCAACTCTCGTGGCACTACCCCGAATGTACACAGAAAATCAGCATCAGCATCTTAG
- the LOC126582937 gene encoding protein CHUP1, chloroplastic isoform X1, producing MMVGGRNRDIKPLLLKVGVAFALSFAGFLFSRLKTRKMKPSLPPPRSPCSSDKESEVDLGVRPRRKDDLNATRISHSSCNSEKYDEMHMPKVCNVNCTSSVSPCSKHGGGKDGLLLPVFNELVEEFDFGAANSGFSPRKNVETSRSDAETPKAYRSDMDEYEQEIRHLRNIVRSLQERERSLEVQLLEYYGLKEQETAVMELQNQLKINGMEAKLFSLKIQSLEADNRRLESQVADHAKVVAELEATRAKIKILKKKLRFEAEQNKEQILALKKRVEKFHDSEAADSNSDIQLKLRRIKDLEDEAEELKKSNLKLQLENSELARSLESTQILANSILEGPEAEALKEMSKRLRQENDDLTKEIQQLHVDRCSDVEELVYLRWINACLRYELRNYQPQSGKTVARDLSKSLSPRSEEKAKQLIVEYANTEGFGDKSIDFDSEQWSSSQASFFTDSPEFDDFSVDNSSATKTNTSSKTKLFSKLRRLIQGKDTPYHNQAVSTEKTGYAEDIESPSLFFSSSKSPAAYGGQEGQSNIFATSFHSSSKASLDLPRWRSPKEQDTKDVRRAQRHSDVGTPSGYKTFSREGSADFPLKDRSDQDSDSTEKAELVKYAEALVNSRGTTPNVHRKSASAS from the exons ATGATGGTTGGGGGAAGGAACAGGGACATTAAGCCCCTTTTGTTGAAAGTTGGGGTGGCTTTTGCTCTCTCATTTGCCGGATTTCTGTTTTCTCGTCTCAAAACCAGAAAGATGAAGCCCTCCCTGCCTCCACCACGCTCTCCGTGCTCTTCGG ATAAAGAAAGTGAAGTTGATTTGGGAGTGAGGCCTCGGCGGAAGGATGACCTTAATGCCACAAGGATATCACACAGTTCATGCAATTCGGAAAAATAT gaCGAGATGCACATGCCAAAGGTCTGTAATGTTAATTGCACTTCCAGTGTTTCTCCATGCAGCAAACACGGTGGAGGCAAAGATGGGTTACTCTTACCAGTGTTCAATGAGCTTGTGGAGGAATTTGACTTTGGTGCTGCAAATTCTGGGTTTTCTCCAAGGAAGAATGTCGAAACTTCTAGGTCAGATGCAGAGACTCCCAAAGCATATCGATCAGATATGGATGAATATGAGCAAGAAATCAGACACCTCAGAAACATAGTTAGATCGCTTCAAGAGAGGGAGCGGAGTCTTGAAGTCCAGTTGCTCGAGTACTATGGTCTTAAAGAGCAGGAGACTGCTGTTATGGAGCTCCAAAACCAGTTGAAGATAAACGGTATGGAGGCTAAGCTTTTCTCTCTCAAGATTCAGTCCTTAGAGGCAGATAACCGAAGACTGGAGTCACAAGTGGCCGATCATGCAAAAGTGGTGGCCGAGCTTGAGGCTACTAGGGCAAAAATTAAGATTCTAAAGAAGAAACTCAGATTTGAAGCTGAACAGAACAAAGAACAGATATTAGCTCTGAAGAAAAGAGTAGAGAAGTTTCACGATAGCGAAGCTGCTGATAGTAATTCAGATATTCAATTGAAGTTGAGAAGGATAAAAGATTTGGAGGATGAAGCCGAAGAGTTGAAAAAGTCTAATTTGAAATTGCAACTCGAAAACTCTGAATTGGCACGGAGCCTAGAGTCCACACAAATCCTTGCAAATTCTATCTTGGAAGGTCCGGAG GCAGAAGCATTGAAGGAAATGAGTAAGCGTTTAAGACAAGAAAATGATGATTTGACAAAGGAAATTCAGCAACTCCATGTTGATCGGTGTTCTGATGTTGAAGAATTAGTTTACCTCCGGTGGATAAATGCTTGCTTACGCTATGAACTGCGGAATTATCAGCCCCAATCTGGTAAAACGGTGGCAAGGGACTTAAGTAAATCATTAAGCCCAAGATCAGAGGAGAAAGCCAAGCAGCTAATAGTTGAATATGCAAACACTGAAGGATTCGGGGATAAGAGCATTGATTTTGATTCTGAACAATGGTCATCCTCCCAAGCTTCATTTTTCACAGATTCCCCCgagtttgatgacttttctgtcGACAATTCATCTGCTACAAAAACCAACACGTCGAGTAAAACCAAATTGTTTAGCAAGCTTAGGAGACTCATACAGGGAAAAGACACTCCTTATCACAACCAGGCTGTGTCAACAGagaaaactggatatgcagaaGATATTGAGTCTCCATCTCTGTTTTTCAGTTCAAGTAAATCACCAGCAGCTTATGGTGGACAAGAGGGTCAAAGTAACATATTTGCAACTTCGTTTCATAGTTCATCAAAAGCTTCTttagaccttcccagatggaGGAGCCCAAAGGAACAGGATACCAAGGATGTACGCAGGGCTCAAAGGCATAGTGATGTGGGAACCCCCTCCGGGTATAAGACCTTCAGCAGGGAAGGTTCTGCGGATTTCCCACTCAAAGATCGATCAGACCAAGACTCAGACTCTACTGAGAAAGCTGAGTTGGTGAAGTATGCAGAAGCTTTGGTCAACTCTCGTGGCACTACCCCGAATGTACACAGAAAATCAGCATCAGCATCTTAG